From one Kwoniella dejecticola CBS 10117 chromosome 2, complete sequence genomic stretch:
- a CDS encoding phenylalanine-tRNA ligase, alpha subunit yields the protein MSSPTPTPTPETIQTLILQTLSTANTIPDSRELAVDGRALSTAEDQNVIRGVLDSLQRKEMVEYKQITATSFTLTEEGQLINEKGSHEIRVWQVLPVKGQGQPVTVPELQKLVGADVAKIGQSNAFKKKWISKDGAGFVRAIEQPPVDDTAELLREISASGDCVGGDSVTKELQKRKLITPKKHIHYSISKGTNFSTEVKQLETDLTVEMLQSGTWKESSFKTYNFAAAGQPTDGGALHPLLKVREEFRNIFFDMGFTEMPTNQFVESAFWNFDAMFVPQQHPAREVQDTFYVKSPVKALQPDPEYYERVRKIHEEGGYGSIGYRAPFSREESEKLLLRTHTTAVSTAMLYKLANQPGGFKPAKMYSIDRVFRNEAMDATHLAEFHQVEGVVADYNITLGHLIAFMQEFFAKTGNHKLRFKPAYNPYTEPSMEVFSWHEGLGKWIEIANSGIFRPEMLEPMGLPKGVRVLGWGMSLERPTMIKYKIGDIRTLVGHKTDLDQVKKRAAVRLEKGDD from the exons ATGTCGTCTCCTACTCCTACCCCCACTCCCGAAACCATCCAAACGTTGATCCTTCAAACCCTCTCAACAGCAAATACCATCCCAGATTCAAGGGAATTAGCTGTTGATGGAAGGGCACTGAGTACTGCGGAGGATCAGAATGTGATTAGAGGTGTGTTGGATAGTCTGCagaggaaggag ATGGTCGAATACAAACAGATCACTGCGACCTCTTTCACCCTCACTGAAGAAGGACAATTGATAAATGAGAAAGGATCGCACGAGATCAGAGTCTGGCAAGTTTTACCTGTCaaaggtcaaggtcaaccaGTCACCGTCCCGGAAttacag AAACTCGTCGGAGCAGACGTAGCCAAGATCGGCCAGTCAAACGCCTTCAAGAAAAAATGGATATCGAAAGACGGTGCCGGATTCGTACGGGCCATCGAACAACCCCCTGTAGACGATACCGCAGAATTACTTCGAGAAATCTCGGCTAGCGGAGACTGTGTGGGCGGAGACAGCGTGACTAAGGAACTGCAAAAACGAAAATTGATCACTCCCAAAAAACATATACACTATTCCATCTCGAAGGGCACGAATTTCTCGACAGAGGTCAAACAGCTGGAAACTGATTTGACGGTCGAGATGCTCCAGTCTGGAACATGGAAAGAATCGTCTTTCAAAACCTACAACTTTGCGGCTGCTGGACAACCTACGGATGGGGGGGCGCTGCATCCGTTATTGAAGGTTAGAGAGGAGTTCAGGAATATTTTCTTTGATATGGG ATTCACGGAAATGCCAACCAACCAATTCGTCGAATCCGCATTCTGGAACTTTGACGCAATGTTCGTACCGCAACAACACCCAGCTAGGGAAGTACAAGATACCTTCTACGTGAAGA GCCCGGTGAAAGCCCTTCAACCTGATCCGGAGTATTACGAGCGAGTACGAAAGATACATGAAGAAGGTGGCTATGGATCAATAGGCTACCGAGCGCCTTTCTcacgagaagaaagcgaaaagCTGTTACTCAGAACGCATACAACCGCTGTATCCACTGCTATGTTGTATAAGCTGGCCAATCAACCTGGGGGTTTTAAGCCTGCTAAGATGTACAGTATCGATCGTGTGTTCAG AAACGAAGCTATGGATGCTACTCATTTGGCGGAGTTCCACCAAGTCGAAGGTGTCGTTGCTGATTACAATATCACGCTGGGCCACTTGATTG CCTTCATGCAAGAGTTCTTCGCCAAGACTGGTAATCACAAATTGAGATTCAAGCCTGCTTACAACCCCTACACCGAG CCAAGTATGGAGGTCTTCTCGTGGCATGAAGGATTAGGTAAATGGATCGAGATCGCCAAT TCCGGTATTTTCCGTCCTGAGATGTTGGAGCCTATGGGTTTACCCAAGGGAGTGAGAGTATTAGGTTGGGGTATGTCATTGGAACGACCGACAATGATTAAATACAAGATAGGAGATATAAGGACGTTAGTTGGCCATAAGACTGATTTGGAtcaagtgaagaagagagctgCGGTCAGGTTGGAAAAAGGTGATGATTAA